The following is a genomic window from Carassius auratus strain Wakin unplaced genomic scaffold, ASM336829v1 scaf_tig00214195, whole genome shotgun sequence.
cctaaaacagaataaaaaaaatacaagtcgTTAGGATTAGTACCTGAAATAGTCACACATTTGACTATACAGACATTTAATAtgaacttaaaatgcatttatagctAATATAATACATTTCCCATTCACCATGGGAACCCAGAAGACAGAAAACAACACGACATACAAACTAAAAAGAAAAGAGGTTgattgacaggatgaaatgatGTCATAATAGCTGTGCTGTTGCATAATGCATGACTTAAATGGGTCCAAATCTCAGATTGCTTGATAAGTAATCAGATTTACAAGCATTAAAAATATCTCGCATAGAAAAATCTTTGCAGGCTATTTGTAATCAGTCAACACGTTTGCCGCTTGATCTCAGATGCATACAGTATAAAGAGCTCACCCCTCCTCATATCCTGCAGCTCAAACTATGTGCTGAGTCAGGAAGAGAGCTAAACGCCCCGCTGCAGTCACTCAAACTACACAGCGCATGCCGTTTCGGATGCAAACCCACCATCTCACGTCCCACACATAcagaccagagagagagagagagagcaaatgaACCAAGAGGCTCCAAGCAGTTTTCTTTTCCTGTCTGAATGTAGCAACAGAAGAGAAGGAGAGGGGGATGGTGAACAAAAGACGACTGGAGTAGCAGACAGCTGTAATGTCCTCATAATGGCTGGGGAACTCACGAGCCCTTTCATATGCATTCATACTCTTTTTGAGCACACAAATACTAATTTAGTATCCAagttaaccaaaaataaaatactaaaagctAAAATCAATCACCTATAAATGCTACAGCATGATTTGGTCattgcaacatttattttaatacattttgagacTTGCTTAAGAGATTACATTTCACGGTGTCACATTAAATTGTTAGTGTTTTTAAACTAAAGGGGTAATTAAACCTATATCAAAATTCAGTTaacatttactcactctctcACGCTGTTTTAAACTAGGGCTGCACCATAAATCGAATGtgatatttaatgcacatcttactgacaagctgcgctaaaccacaatcatattttgaGCATGTTTTAGCACAGCTTGTCAGTAaccaacggctctgtgtagttaatgaTTTGTTTTACAAAGCCTTTATCATCTTTTAGATCTTTTGTGTTTTGGTCACCtgaatggagggacagaaatctctcaggtttcgtaaaaaatatcctaatttgtgATTTAAAGTCATATAGATTTGGAACATGAGGTTGAATaattgatgacaattttcattttttggtaaaGGTTCAATATCGATACCtataataaatatcaatatttaacaaaaaaaacaaacatttcattttggTTCATAACTGAAACTGAGAAAGTTCATTATGCACCCTAATGCAGTAATACTTTGAATAAACTGGTTCTTGCAAGGAACTGTCAGTTATGTGTGGCatgtcaaaacaaaaaaatctttccATTTCAGGACTAGGAAGAACTTCGAGTCACCTGGTCTGCCTGATGAGCATTGTCCCCCAGGGCAAAGAGTATGGAAAATAGAGAGAGATGAAGAAGGAGGAATGGAGAGTGTTAGAGGAGGGGTGGTGGAGAATGGGTGCGGTTGTATAACAGCTATCCCAGcatgcacttttaaaaacaaaagaggCTGTTATAGCATGCAAACAGAAGCTCTCTGAAAGTCATGTCATTAAACAAATCACATCCTGATAGAGTCCCAGCAGAGCTGTCAAAACCACTGTGAAACTGAAATGGTCAAATAAGACACTTGCAATAACGTGATAAAAGAATCCTTTTTCAAGAACTACAATGAACggctcgtttggactacagcgtTTTTCCCAgggttttgtgatgtcacaaagctgtcctttacaatattattaaaataattcccACCTACAGAAATTCGAATGGTTGGGGGATAGAGAGGGATGAGGTTGTGGTTAGAACGCTTTGTTGAGTGCATCAGACAAGACTACGACGACAAAGACGAAGTGCTACTAAGCTTTCGCCATGGTGAAGAAACACTTTTAAAGAGTACTTTTTTTTCACCCCGTGCCTTTTGAATTTAATTGCAGCATAATGTTTTCTACCTCGCTGAGAATTTTAATGCGGTTATTACACATGCACCTGAAtaattatgtatgtaaatatgtatgttacagttatgaaaacattttagaaatagcTTACAGTACAATACTGGACAATGATGTAATCTGCAGAACTTACAATTCAATTGTGAGACTATGGTGTATATATAAATTCAACTGTATCACAGTGTCACTGCAAAGATTATCATGTTAAAATGTTAGAATTAAAGACCACTCTTATATGTCCGGCAATATCAGTGTGCAAATTTCTGCGTGATCCACTGACTAAATATTCTTGGGGTCTGAATTTGGCTCAAATTCATATGCCAATATTGACGCTAGGGTTGGGCCCATAGCCCACACCGACTAtcgccgatggctgatagacatcacaaTTTTGAGCCGACATTGTGATCCCCCATCCCAAACCCAAACCCCCCCCCAGAATAACACTGCATCCCAATTCAATATTTGAAACAAAATTACTTGTACTAGTACTTGTCTCTGTTTATACTATGGAGCAGAAGTACTTGCcgcacattttacaagattagatgTGTGTCAGTGGTGCtgaggatctgcaaatcattcgcAATCGTCCTTAGTCATCTCTCCTTTCTCTGTTTATATGGTAAGAGAAATTTTGAGTACTGTAATATAACAGGCAACCATTAGCAATCATGTGTGTTTCCCCTCGTCTTCCTGAATCACCCATGTATTCACACTTCGGGCACACCCCCTAACTCCTCCCCCAATGTCATTGTCCAATGTGATGTTTCTCTGTGGACATCGTACAATGCCAATTTTGTAGTCATCGTCAAACCCTAATTGACACTTTCCTTAACGGAGCAGACAGAACTTTCTGCTTTGGTGATGGGCGTGGCAGTCCTGAAACATTGTtgttcaccaatcacaacacactagaACAGCTAATTAATCAcaacacatttagttttttggaAGACGGGCCCTCATCAAATCTGGAACTAATCGAGACATTTGGGCCCAGGCTGGGGAAAAGGgtattgtaacaatgtaaattatgtggaaaataatgcatttttcaaaCCACCAAGCATGAGAGCATGTTCAAGTacccccccaaaacaaaatcaagactttgtaaaagagcataatatcAAATTTTCTACCGGCTTTCAAATTCATCCTGCGTTTGTCCTTAAGAGATAACATAAGAATACACAGCATTTCTGCCATTCTACCATTGTCTGTTACCAGCTGTGATTACTGCCACTGGACACAAAAATATAGTCAAAAAACAACATTTCTGGAAACTGCACTGGCAAAGGCTTACCTGTGTGTGCATTCAGGTCAGAGTTCATGCTGCGCAAGTGACCTGTCCCATCCTGCTGTGCAGTTCTAGTGCGTCTGGTCGGTCCTGAGGATTGACGGCCAGCATGTCCTGCAAAAGTTTCCGGAGTGCCTCAGGCATGTGCGAGCGCCTGCGCTGGGGAATACTCAGCACCATCTTTGGGTTCTCCAAAAGAGCCTCTCCAACTGGGACGATATCCGAACCTTGCCGCACATACGTCCCGAGAAGCTCCCGTTTTGACTCGGCGTCAATGAATGTGATTCTCTCTATCATGGCCCAGATGATAATGCCTACAGCAAAAATGTCTGCTTTGGCTGTGTAATGTCCTTCCCAAACCTCTGGTGCCATGTAAAAGTCTGAGCCGCATGCCGATGAGAGCCAGAACTTGTTGATGTTAACACTGTTCTTGATTTTATCCCGTCCCTCCTCTGAGTCTCGTACTCCGGCACTCAGACCAGCACACACTTTGCTCAGTCCGAAATCGGCTACTTTCAACACAGGTGCGCCAGAACGCTCCGAGATGAGGATATTATCTGGTTTAAGGTCTCTGTGAACAATGTTGTTTTCATGCAGGAACGCCACAGCGCTACTCAGCTGCATCATGAAGCTGGCGTTGGTACGGGGATCGGGCCGTCGCGACAAGATGAATTGATTCAGATCCCCTCCCTCGCAAAACTCCATAACAAACCACAGGTAGCAGGGCTCATCAGGACACGACAATACACGCTCACCtaaaagaacacacacaaacaaaaaagatgCAGAGATGAATATACTTAAATTTGAACGTTTAGGAGATGTTTGCATTGGtatgaaactttaataaaaaacaaccaTGATTTCAAAAGGAAGGATTATAATGCAACTTTCGCAGAACTACTCAAAACTGTTGTTGCCTAATTAAAAGTCTTAAACGACTTCCCCTTCAACAGAAATACTATGGTTTAAACTACCAGTTGTTGCTTATTGACAGTAAGTTAGATTATTTATGATGTTTAAAGAAGGCATGAAATCAAAAGATGGAGATTTGTGgcttttagtttgttattttggctTTGATTTAGTTGATATCCTAGTGCACTCCTACAAGTCAGTCTGTTtggaaaaacagaccaaaaatgaaataaaatgctcaataaaatgagAATGTCCTTTGCACTAATAATCACATGCCTCTGACTAATAGCAAGTAGTAAATCATGGCTATAATGTCAACCAGAAACTGTATAAGGCAGAGAAGGTCTATTTGTAGATAAATTGTACCACACAATATGGCAGCTGTAGTTTCGCCTTACAGTTAAAAGTACCAATCGTCATTTACAGGAATGCAAATCttgattttaagtttaaattaattttttaccaTAGAATGCATGCACATTAGCACAATCTATGAAAACAAGCTGTTGTCAAATTtcattgctgatttgaaatatgctACGGTTACATAGGTTTGGTCTATCCCCATTCAAGTAGACATGAGCTGTGCATGCATGCCTAGAAATAGCTTACAAATATGGCCATCAAGTGCATCAACTTGCCTTAAAGGGTCTATGAGATAAacgttacttttttctttttttttctttaatatgtcACACCCCAACCTTGTGTTTAGGAAAAGAGAAATAACACATCAGCATGGGAGCGAAAACTGTAGGAAAACCTTCCACATAACATTTGTGTGCTATAGCaattgaaaacatgttttataatatGGGAGAATGAGAGCAGCAGATAAAAAAAAGGAGTTAATTCAATGAAAAGAGTTGAAGAAGAATTGATTTGTCATCAGTTTTAGAGGTTGGATTGCTGTGGAACCAGTTTGAACTGTTGAGGTTTCTTCTCACAGGACTGGACAAGCTCCCATAAGAACAACAAACCGGCTTGTATCCCGATACGAGCCAAAATGCCTTAGTCTAATTAATAAGCATGGTCCTGTGCTTTCATGGGCGTTATTTTTGCCACTTTCTCTGGTTTTGTTGAGCAAGCACTACGTGAATCTGCACATCTGCTGTAAATATAACACACACTGTGAATGTCACCGGTTATTATTACCATAATATCACAAAACA
Proteins encoded in this region:
- the LOC113091478 gene encoding serine/threonine-protein kinase 35-like: MDAKDRERLRTRNACKRTESASVLRSLSVDNINDNEAMAGVSDLVKHGSLEQRLIAPRYSLLREVGRGSYGVVYEAVARKSGARVAVKKLRCDAPENVELALAEFWALTSLEKRHENVVQLEECVLQRNGMAQKMSHGNTRSKQYLRLVETSLKGERVLSCPDEPCYLWFVMEFCEGGDLNQFILSRRPDPRTNASFMMQLSSAVAFLHENNIVHRDLKPDNILISERSGAPVLKVADFGLSKVCAGLSAGVRDSEEGRDKIKNSVNINKFWLSSACGSDFYMAPEVWEGHYTAKADIFAVGIIIWAMIERITFIDAESKRELLGTYVRQGSDIVPVGEALLENPKMVLSIPQRRRSHMPEALRKLLQDMLAVNPQDRPDALELHSRMGQVTCAA